One Aegilops tauschii subsp. strangulata cultivar AL8/78 chromosome 7, Aet v6.0, whole genome shotgun sequence genomic window carries:
- the LOC109747648 gene encoding peptidyl-prolyl cis-trans isomerase FKBP13, chloroplastic: MAPAASTSPLSRLLLSLPKPNTRPPLCAQAPSADSGAGASTKNVVLRRREAAAAVLSAALLSRVLPAAAAADECALEATPSGLAFCDRVVGTGAEAVKGQLIKAHYRGMLEDGTVFDSSYGRGRPLTIMVGVGEVIKGWDLCLAGGEGIPPMRVGGKRSLRLPPELAYGEKGAGCRGWEPTSCVIPPNSTLLFDVEYVGRASS, translated from the exons ATGGCTCCCGCCGCTTCCACCTCGCCGCTCTCCCGCCTCCTGCTCAGCCTCCCGAAGCCCAACACCCGGCCGCCCCTCTGCGCCCAGGCGCCGAGCGCGGACTCCGGCGCGGGAGCCAGCACCAAGAACGTCGTCCTCCGCCGGCGCGAGGCCGCGGCAGCCGTCCTGTCCGCCGCTCTCCTCTCACGCGTCCTCCCCGCAGCGGCCGCCGCAGATGAGTGCGCGCTCGAGGCGACACCGTCCGGCCTCGCCTTCTGCGACCGCGTCGTCGGCACCGGCGCCGAGGCCGTCAAAGGCCAGCTCATCAAG GCGCACTACCGGGGGATGCTGGAGGACGGCACGGTGTTCGACAGCAGCTACGGCCGCGGGAGGCCGCTGACCATCATGGTGGGCGTGGGGGAGGTGATCAAGGGGTGGGACCTGTGCCTCGCCGGCGGCGAAGGGATCCCGCCGATGAGAGTCG GTGGGAAGCGGAGCCTGAGGCTGCCGCCGGAGCTGGCCTACGGGGAGAAGGGGGCCGGGTGCAGGGGGTGGGAGCCCACCTCCTGCGTCATCCCGCCCAACTCCACGCTCCTCTTCGACGTCGAGTACGTCGGCAGGGCATCCTCCTGA